Proteins encoded in a region of the Ciona intestinalis chromosome 6, KH, whole genome shotgun sequence genome:
- the LOC100180016 gene encoding ras-GEF domain-containing family member 1B, protein MEESLQQEALLRHLLLKRTSTAEDEYTYTFLLGSRLFQSPDEILNKLSTYAKLTSDSSALATGNACSKCRQVHSTPRGATGVQGTDFRMHKQATTSQETQLSETLIVDGEETIRRRRRGRRRTQVEAESSKPLAVANLLAVDCSSTVSRDSGILSAVLELDELDNTNNNTQLLRSMSTHTDEVDSSLPPSDDSGYILDESDDAVQCTACHAMTSTIEPGFDAKQRLVMVLHDWVQHFPTDFKNKQTRASLSEVVEQLQNQDENLSELCSQVMGSLSQHTVVQESYERQLSDSDLEHELQKTVNYRKSRDAMISVLLAIRDATDVNEMAQQMCIIEMEFLKHVGADEFLQMFAADASQSKTNLGACVRWFNRLSRLVGTIILMCRKRKHARHVITMFARIANRCFELSNFNSAMAILSGLSLGSVTRLKKTWNKLKLSELHQLQNAFDPTNNFQQYRSIHSSRVKALHPMTSFDDDVRQDAANRLSIISQRSIASVTSCCSQHGDSGIEFDHDTSPSSVFLSSPEPMTSPTMTSPMMSSPTTRTPATPSHKKRFKFDTKSIQQQEGVMVPFLVLLVKDVYFLNHAIPTVQSDGTINFEKLRKLAEILRPLESWKKMSSSYPKKDELHSFLLHSPVLEDSDLYLLSYKREAPTNRFEKQQLKTLKFAQEMKKRQETMASKSLRRKTF, encoded by the exons ATGGAAGAAAGCTTACAGCAAGAAGCACTCTTGCGCCACCTTCTGTTAAAAAGAACTAGCACAGCTGAG GATGAATATACCTACACATTCCTGCTCGGTTCACGACTCTTTCAATCACCCGACGAAATACTCAACAAGCTTAGCACCTACGCAAAATTGACCTCGGATTCCAGCGCGCTCGCGACGGGAAACGCGTGCTCGAAATGCCGCCAAGTTCACTCCACTCCACGAGGGGCCACCGGAGTGCAAGGCACCGACTTCCGGATGCACAAACAAGCAACGACGAGCCAGGAAACACAACTTTCGGAAACCCTTATCGTGGACGGCGAGGAGACCATACGACGCCGCAGACGAGGTAGAAGGCGAACGCAAGTTGAAGCCGAATCATCCAAGCCATTGGCTGTCGCGAACCTTTTGGCTGTTGATTGTTCATCGACAGTTTCCAGAGACTCTGGAATTCTTTCCGCTGTTCTAGAACTCGATGAGCTCGACAATACGAACAACAACACTCAATTGTTGCGTAGTATGTCAACGCACACCGACGAAGTTGACTCTTCGTTGCCACCTAGCGACGACAGCGGTTACATACTCGACGAGAGCGACGACGCAGTACAGTGCACCGCATGCCATGCTATGACATCAACAATTGAACCGGGCTTTGACGCGAAGCAAAGGCTAGTGATGGTTCTTCATGACTGGGTGCAGCATTTTCCTACCgatttcaaaaacaaacaaacaagagCTTCGCTCTCAGAAGTGGTGGAGCAACTTCAAAATCAGGATGAG AACCTTAGCGAACTCTGCAGCCAAGTGATGGGAAGTTTAAGTCAACACACTGTTGTGCAAGAGAGCTATGAACGTCAATTGTCTGACTCTGATTTGGAACATGAGTTACAGAAGACAGTCAACTACAGAAAGTCAAGAGATGCCATGATCTCAGTGTTACTCGCAATTAGGGATGCAACAGACGTGAACGAAATGGCCCAACAGATGTGCATCATTGAGATG GAGTTTTTAAAGCATGTTGGAGCTGATGAGTTTCTTCAGATGTTTGCAGCAGATGCTTCACAATCTAAGACTAATCTTGGGGCTTGTGTGAGATGGTTTAACAGATTAAGCAGACTTGTTGGGACCATCATACTAATG TGTCGTAAAAGAAAACATGCACGTCATGTTATCACCATGTTCGCAAGAATAGCAAACAGATGTTTTGAGCTTTCCAATTTTAACTCTGCAATGGCAATCTTGTCTGGACTCAGCCTTGGATCTGTTACCAGGCTGAAGAAAACATGGAATAAATTGAAGCTGTCTGAACTTCATCAACTACAG AATGCTTTTGATCCCACCAACAACTTCCAGCAGTACAGAAGCATCCACTCATCCCGTGTCAAAGCACTCCACCCTATGACATCATTCGATGATGATGTCAGACAGGATGCGGCAAATCGACTGTCAATCATTTCTCAAAGATCAATAGCTTCAGTTACATCCTGCTGCTCTCAACATGGAGACTCTGGGATTGAGTTTGATCACGATACATCTCCATCTTCTGTCTTCCTGAGTTCTCCAGAACCCATGACATCACCAACGATGACATCACCGATGATGTCATCACCCACCACTAGAACTCCAGCAACACCATCCCATAAAAAGCGTTTCAAATTTGATACCAAATCAATCCAACAACAGGAAGGGGTGATGGTGCCATTCCTTGTGTTGCTAGTTAAAGATGTTTATTTCCTTAACCACGCAATACCTACTGTTCAAAGTGATGGGACAATAAACTTTGAG AAATTAAGAAAACTTGCTGAAATTTTGCGGCCACTTGAATCATGGAAGAAAATGTCATCTTCTTACCCGAAGAAAGATGAATTACACAGCTTTCTTCTTCATTCCCCAGTATTAGAGGATTCAG ATTTGTACCTGCTTTCATACAAAAGAGAAGCACCGACCAACAGATTTGAGAAACAGCAACTGAAGACTTTAAAATTTGCTCAAGAAATG